The genomic window GGCTAAGCGGATGGATCCTGACCGAGGCCACGGCGATTACGCCCGATGGGCGGACCATCGTGGGCAAGGGGACGAACCCGTTCGGCAAAACCGAGGCCTGGATCGCCACGATTCCCGAACCGTCGAGTTGGCTGCTGCTGACCGCCGCCCTGCTAATACTCGGTGGTCGCAGGCTTTCGCGCGCCTGGCCTGCTCACAAGTGAAGTTGGCGGGCCGTCCGGCCCCATGGGCGCTCACTCGTGATACGGCTGTATCTCGAGGAAGTTGAACGTCTGCTCCTGGCCGAAGAGGCCGGCGGCTGCGGCGGAAGGCCAATCGGAAACCGTCACTCGGGCCGTCGTGCCTTGGGCGCGGAAGACCGTCCAGTGATACGTGATCCAGACCGGAATCGTCGGTTCGGGGCTCGACGGGTACATTTCCGTGAATGACCGCTTCGCGTCCACCTCGACTCCCTCGAGCTTGATCTGGCCGATGAACTTTTGGGCCTCTTCCTGCTTCTTGGCCCGCGGGTGAACCAGGTCCTGGTAGTCGCAGCTGAACATCTTCATCGAGTACAAGCGACCTGGTTGCAAGTTCTTGATCGGCTGCGAGAACGTGTTCGGTCCCTTCGCGCTCCGCTTCATCCACAAGAACGTGTCGCCGATGTGCTCGGGATCGGCCGGGCGACCCAGGCCCATGAAGCGGCCTTCGATGCGACCGTAGCGTGGAAAGCTCCGCGGCTCGATCGACCCGGGCTCGGCGGGTTCGAGCGTCCAACTTTCGGTGCCGCGCTCGAAGTCGGCATTGTCGACATGCGACAGAAACAACGGGTCGTGAGTCAGCAGCGCGGTTTTGCCCTCGATGGCGTAGTGCCGATACAGCTTGCCGACGAAGCGCACCGTCTCTTCGTCGGCGAGAATCGACGTCCACCACTCCAGGCCCGCCAGGTTGGCCAGTACCGGATGGTTGGCCACGAGGTTCATCTGCTGGTCCATCCAGACGTGGTAGTCGACGT from Pirellulales bacterium includes these protein-coding regions:
- a CDS encoding PEP-CTERM sorting domain-containing protein (PEP-CTERM proteins occur, often in large numbers, in the proteomes of bacteria that also encode an exosortase, a predicted intramembrane cysteine proteinase. The presence of a PEP-CTERM domain at a protein's C-terminus predicts cleavage within the sorting domain, followed by covalent anchoring to some some component of the (usually Gram-negative) cell surface. Many PEP-CTERM proteins exhibit an unusual sequence composition that includes large numbers of potential glycosylation sites. Expression of one such protein has been shown restore the ability of a bacterium to form floc, a type of biofilm.), yielding LSGWILTEATAITPDGRTIVGKGTNPFGKTEAWIATIPEPSSWLLLTAALLILGGRRLSRAWPAHK